In the Aneurinibacillus soli genome, one interval contains:
- the cax gene encoding calcium/proton exchanger gives MNLKQKLFYSLVVFFTALSAWAHYFTHSSGLQFTTAAAAIIVLAALLGKATESVSHYAGERVGGFLNATFGNAAELIIAIFLIKEGLFDMVKASITGSIIGNLLLVLGLSVIAGGIKFKQQRFNALLAGHNSSLMLLAVISLFIPAVFMRQLNVPHINQLSLMISGLLIVSYILWLIFSMITHKDVLSDENASDEEEGAIWSKGVSVLILLVATVFVAITSEWLVHSIEAVAKSLGWSEIFVGAFVIAIVGNAAEHSAAIFLAMKNKIGASVEIAVGSSLQIALFVAPTLVFVSLFFGNQMDLVFTSYELAAIGVATFIASSIARDGSTNWYEGILLVVVYIILGTAFYFI, from the coding sequence ATGAATTTGAAACAAAAACTGTTTTACAGTTTGGTCGTATTTTTCACAGCACTAAGCGCCTGGGCCCACTATTTTACTCATTCATCAGGCCTACAGTTCACAACCGCAGCCGCTGCAATCATCGTACTTGCCGCGTTGCTTGGGAAAGCAACGGAAAGCGTATCGCATTATGCAGGTGAGCGTGTCGGTGGTTTTTTAAATGCCACATTCGGCAATGCCGCTGAATTAATTATTGCAATTTTTCTCATTAAAGAAGGCTTGTTCGATATGGTGAAGGCAAGTATTACCGGCTCCATTATCGGCAACCTGCTGCTTGTACTCGGTTTAAGCGTCATAGCAGGCGGGATCAAGTTCAAACAACAGCGTTTTAACGCCCTGCTTGCCGGGCATAATTCTTCTCTGATGCTACTCGCTGTCATTTCTCTGTTTATCCCGGCCGTCTTTATGAGGCAATTGAACGTCCCGCATATCAATCAGCTTAGCCTCATGATCTCAGGGCTTTTGATTGTGTCGTATATTTTATGGCTCATCTTCTCCATGATTACGCATAAAGATGTTCTCTCTGATGAGAACGCCTCTGATGAAGAGGAGGGTGCGATATGGAGCAAAGGAGTCTCTGTCCTGATTCTGCTCGTTGCCACTGTATTTGTAGCGATCACAAGCGAATGGCTCGTACACAGCATTGAGGCAGTCGCCAAATCGCTTGGCTGGTCTGAAATCTTCGTCGGGGCGTTTGTCATTGCCATTGTCGGGAATGCAGCAGAACATAGCGCTGCGATTTTCCTGGCGATGAAAAATAAAATTGGCGCATCTGTCGAGATCGCCGTCGGAAGTAGCCTGCAGATCGCCCTGTTCGTAGCACCAACTCTTGTGTTTGTCAGCCTGTTCTTCGGCAATCAAATGGATCTCGTGTTCACTTCTTATGAACTGGCTGCTATCGGGGTTGCTACCTTCATCGCTTCTTCGATTGCACGCGATGGAAGTACAAACTGGTATGAAGGGATTTTACTTGTGGTG